CGCTCAGGAAGCTCTGACGCTGATTAAGGCTTTGGACTACTCCATTTTATTCTTGGATATCGCCATGCCGGGCATGAACGGGTTGGAACTGGGCGCCGCCATACAGGAACTGCCCCAGCCGCCCCATGTGATTTATGTGACCGCGTACGATGAGTATGCCGTTAAGGCGTTTGACGTAAACGCCGTTGATTATATCTTGAAACCGATAGACGAAAAACGGCTGCGGAAGGCGATTAACAAGGTTCTGCGTTTAACCCGGGAAGGCGGCGACGGGGGCCCGGGACGCGAGGCCGGCGCGGGCCCGACGATCCGGATCGACCGCCTGCCCGCCGAAAAAAGCGGGAAAACCGTCCTGGTCAACGAGGGCGATATCATATATGTTTTCACCGAAGGGGACGCCGTTTTTCTTAAGACTTTCGGGGAAAGGTACCTGGCGCATTTTACGCTGAAGGAGCTCGAAGCCCGTCTGAACGCGAACATCTTCTTCCGTACGCACCGGTGTTTTATTGTCAACCTGCACAAGGTAAAGGAGATCATCCCGTTCTTTAACGGGACATACTCCCTGGTGGTGGAGGACAAGGAACGGAGTGAGGTGCCGCTGTCCAGGGCCCAGGCGAAAAAACTGAGGCGGATCCTGGGCTTTTAGTAAAACACGGCATTGATGGAAATCCTTTAAAAGAGCACTATTTTCGATGAAATCCTCGGAAAGCGCCGGCTGCGACCGGACGGTATTGCCGTGCCCCTCGAGAGCACTGAATAGTTACTTGCCGCGGGAGGTCGTTTTTTTGTTGTTAGGGATCGGTACGGATATCGTGGAGGTGGACCGTATTCGCAGGGCTCTTGACCGTTGGGGGAGGCGTTTTGAAAGACGTGTTTATACGCCGGCGGAGCGGGCTTACTGCGGTAGAAAGAAAAATGGTTATGACTGCTGGGCGGGCCGGTTCGCCGCGAAGGAAGCCGTCCTGAAAGCGCTGGGTACAGGGCGCGACGGAGCGGGCTTCGCGGATGTGGAGGTCTTGAGCGACAACCTGGGACGTCCTTCGGTTGTTCTAAAGGGGCGGGCGCAGGTCATGGCGCAAAACCGGGGGGTCTCGCGGGTGCTGGTCAGCATCGCTCACGACGCCGGTTCGGCCGTTGCCTTTGCGGTTATGGAGGGGGAGGGTTGAACTCTTGCGTCTCGTGAACGCTCAGGAGATGAAGGATATCGACCGGCGGGCGATGGAGGAGTACGGCATACCGGGTATCATCCTGATGGAAAACGCCGGCCGGAACGTTGCCGAGGCGGTCAGACAGGGTTGGGGGAAAACCGCCGGAAAGAGGGTTGTGGTTCTCTGCGGCAAAGGAAACAACGGCGGCGACGGTCTGGTGGCGGCCCGGTACCTTCTCCAGGCCGGGGCCGCGGTGAAGGTGTTTCTTACCTGCGAGCCCGAGGAGTTCAACGGCGACGCGCGCGTCAACCTTAACATCTGGCAACGGCTTGGGCAGCAGGCCTTTCAGCTCTTGAGCGCAAACGGCCTGCAGCTCCTGAAGCTGGCGCTGATGCAGACCGAAGCGGTGGTGGACGGGCTTTACGGCACCGGTTTCCGCGGCAAGATTTCCGAGCGTATGGGAAAGGTCATAGACGCGGTTAACGCTGCAGGAAGATACGTCGTGTCCGTCGATCTGCCTTCGGGGTTGGAGGCCGATACCGGACGTGTTAACGGCCACTGCATCCGGGCGGGTACCACCGTGACCTTCGGTCTTCCCAAGGTGGGGCTGGTTTTGGAACCGGGGCTGGAGTATGTCGGCAGACTTACCGTGGCCGACATTTCGCTTCCGGCGGCGCTTACCGGAGGTTTCGGTCCCGGACGCTATTTCTTGACCCGTGAGCTGGTCTCTTCCTGGATTCCGGAGCGGCCGTTTAACGGGCACAAAGGGGACTTCGGCCGGGTCGTGGTGGCCGGGGGTTCGCGCGGGATGCTCGGAGCGGCCTGCATGGCCGCTTTTGCCGCGCTTCGGACCGGCGCCGGGCTCGTAACGCTCGGGGTGCCCCACAGCCTTCAGGCTGCCGCGGCGGCCAAGTTGACCGAGGTAATGACGCGGGGACTGCCGGAAACGCCCGAGGGGGCCCTGGGACCGAAAGCGGCCCCGATGATACTTGACCTTCTTAAAGAGGGCACGGTTTGCGCGTTGGGACCCGGGGTATCCCAGAACCCGGGGACGATCGCGGTGGTCAGGGAACTGGTCAAGACCGCGAAGGTCCCGCTGGTTCTTGACGCGGACGGTCTAAACGCCTTTGCCGGGGAAACGGTTCTTCTGACCGAACGGACCGAGCCCCTTATCGTAACCCCGCATCCCGGAGAAATGGCGCGGTTGATGGGCACGGATGTCGCCACGGTGGAAGCCGACCGGCTGGGGATGGCCCAGACGGCGGCGGAGGGCTGGGGCGCCGTTGTTGTCTTGAAAGGCGCCCGCACCGTTGTCGCAAGCCCCGAAGGGTATACCGGTATCAAC
The Bacillota bacterium genome window above contains:
- a CDS encoding LytTR family DNA-binding domain-containing protein, with product MKLKALIVDDEYPARQELRYVLSKIDNVEVVGEATNAQEALTLIKALDYSILFLDIAMPGMNGLELGAAIQELPQPPHVIYVTAYDEYAVKAFDVNAVDYILKPIDEKRLRKAINKVLRLTREGGDGGPGREAGAGPTIRIDRLPAEKSGKTVLVNEGDIIYVFTEGDAVFLKTFGERYLAHFTLKELEARLNANIFFRTHRCFIVNLHKVKEIIPFFNGTYSLVVEDKERSEVPLSRAQAKKLRRILGF
- the acpS gene encoding holo-ACP synthase; amino-acid sequence: MLLGIGTDIVEVDRIRRALDRWGRRFERRVYTPAERAYCGRKKNGYDCWAGRFAAKEAVLKALGTGRDGAGFADVEVLSDNLGRPSVVLKGRAQVMAQNRGVSRVLVSIAHDAGSAVAFAVMEGEG
- a CDS encoding NAD(P)H-hydrate dehydratase, producing the protein MNAQEMKDIDRRAMEEYGIPGIILMENAGRNVAEAVRQGWGKTAGKRVVVLCGKGNNGGDGLVAARYLLQAGAAVKVFLTCEPEEFNGDARVNLNIWQRLGQQAFQLLSANGLQLLKLALMQTEAVVDGLYGTGFRGKISERMGKVIDAVNAAGRYVVSVDLPSGLEADTGRVNGHCIRAGTTVTFGLPKVGLVLEPGLEYVGRLTVADISLPAALTGGFGPGRYFLTRELVSSWIPERPFNGHKGDFGRVVVAGGSRGMLGAACMAAFAALRTGAGLVTLGVPHSLQAAAAAKLTEVMTRGLPETPEGALGPKAAPMILDLLKEGTVCALGPGVSQNPGTIAVVRELVKTAKVPLVLDADGLNAFAGETVLLTERTEPLIVTPHPGEMARLMGTDVATVEADRLGMAQTAAEGWGAVVVLKGARTVVASPEGYTGINSTGNPGMATGGTGDVLTGVIAALLAQGIDPFRAAAAGVYLHGRAGDIAAGEMGRMGLVAGDLIAALPAACREVERGGG